In Streptomyces durocortorensis, a genomic segment contains:
- a CDS encoding tetratricopeptide repeat protein translates to MPATTPRRPSLQQIIEEQRRAAFVGREAELNLYRWNFAIPPEDPRHRFVFHVRGNAGVGKTSLVREWRRVAGEFGALVASVDEGADSVPEVLAAVAAQFAEQGHPLKALDRLLARYRRTLHDAASRLAGDGGDPSPGALAAAQAGLIAAGAIPVVGALAGGIDPAVVARGAGGLRAVFGGRARQQEEARLLAEPVRVLTPVFVAELDRVADTVPWIALFLDTYERTAPLLDRWLADLLTAGRYGELPANLVLTLAGQRRLDPVRWGDRARLVADVPLGPFTEAESRRLLTGRGVVEEPVVREVLRLSGGLPVLVSTLAANPGAAGEANATAVERFLAGESDPVRRAAALACALPRRFDEDLVAVAAPDSPPGLYDWLHELPFVVAPHSGRSRYHGVVRAPMLRLRRTGSPRRWKETHDRLADAFAARRDAAAEGVDPERLWAEEPWRRAALEALYHRLCARPRTALPDAWRAGIAVCAQQPSAARHWARTLVDAGEDADSALLRDWGRDLLAAVTDHGPRPTAALGLLLTRAELTDKDRAAALVARAWDRLRAGEPAAALSDHGRAVAVDPRCERAYQGRAVVLRALGRYEDALADLDRAEEIAPAWAWAVRERGETYRRMGRLEEALTVLDRAHALDPSDAVPLGSRGLVRHRLGRHEEALGDFDRAIALWPEYAWALARRARVRAALGDPVGALADLDRTEELTPGLAGTEGERGEVYRVTGRYEEAVGCYGRALALDPEYAWAHGSRALALEALGRVSEALADLDRALELDPDYAWARAQRERLGREPSGAHRDPSRRDGPGRRPGG, encoded by the coding sequence ATGCCCGCGACCACGCCCCGTCGTCCGTCCCTCCAGCAGATCATCGAGGAACAGCGCCGTGCCGCGTTCGTCGGCCGGGAGGCCGAACTCAACCTGTATCGGTGGAACTTCGCGATACCGCCGGAGGACCCCCGGCACCGGTTCGTCTTTCATGTGCGGGGCAATGCGGGGGTCGGCAAGACCTCGCTGGTGCGGGAATGGCGGCGGGTGGCGGGGGAGTTCGGGGCGTTGGTCGCGTCCGTGGACGAGGGGGCCGACTCCGTGCCGGAGGTACTGGCCGCCGTCGCCGCGCAGTTCGCCGAGCAGGGGCACCCGCTCAAGGCGCTCGACCGGCTGCTCGCCAGATACCGGCGCACGCTCCACGACGCGGCGAGCCGACTGGCCGGGGACGGGGGCGACCCCTCGCCCGGGGCGCTGGCCGCCGCGCAGGCGGGGCTGATCGCGGCCGGGGCGATCCCCGTGGTGGGCGCGCTCGCCGGGGGCATCGATCCGGCGGTCGTGGCCCGGGGCGCGGGCGGGCTGCGGGCGGTTTTCGGGGGGCGGGCCCGGCAGCAGGAGGAGGCGCGGCTGCTGGCGGAACCGGTACGGGTCCTCACCCCGGTGTTCGTCGCCGAGCTGGACCGGGTCGCGGACACCGTGCCGTGGATCGCCCTGTTCCTGGACACCTACGAGCGCACCGCGCCCCTGCTGGACCGGTGGCTGGCGGACCTGCTGACGGCGGGGCGGTACGGGGAGCTGCCCGCGAACCTCGTGCTGACCCTGGCCGGACAGCGCCGCCTGGACCCCGTGCGCTGGGGCGACCGGGCCCGCCTGGTCGCCGACGTGCCGCTCGGGCCCTTCACGGAGGCGGAGTCACGCCGACTCCTCACCGGACGCGGGGTGGTGGAGGAGCCCGTCGTACGGGAGGTGCTGCGGCTCTCCGGCGGGCTGCCGGTCCTGGTGTCGACGCTCGCCGCGAACCCCGGCGCGGCGGGTGAGGCGAACGCCACTGCCGTCGAACGCTTCCTGGCGGGCGAGAGCGACCCGGTCCGCCGGGCGGCCGCTCTCGCGTGCGCCCTGCCCCGGCGGTTCGACGAGGACCTGGTGGCCGTCGCCGCCCCGGACTCCCCGCCCGGGCTCTACGACTGGCTGCACGAGCTGCCGTTCGTCGTCGCCCCGCACTCGGGCCGCTCCCGCTACCACGGGGTCGTACGGGCCCCGATGCTGCGGCTCCGGCGTACCGGCTCCCCGCGGCGGTGGAAGGAGACGCACGACCGGCTGGCCGACGCCTTCGCCGCCCGCCGGGACGCCGCCGCCGAGGGGGTCGACCCGGAACGGCTCTGGGCCGAGGAGCCGTGGCGCCGGGCAGCCCTGGAGGCGCTGTACCACCGGCTGTGCGCCCGTCCACGCACCGCCCTGCCCGACGCCTGGCGCGCCGGGATCGCGGTCTGTGCCCAGCAGCCTTCGGCCGCCCGCCACTGGGCCCGGACCCTCGTGGACGCGGGCGAGGACGCCGACAGCGCCCTCCTGCGCGACTGGGGGCGTGACCTGCTCGCCGCCGTCACCGACCACGGGCCCCGCCCCACCGCCGCCCTCGGCCTCCTCCTCACCCGCGCCGAGCTGACCGACAAGGACCGGGCCGCCGCCCTCGTGGCGCGGGCCTGGGACCGCCTCCGGGCCGGGGAGCCCGCCGCCGCCCTGTCCGACCACGGGCGGGCCGTCGCGGTGGACCCGCGTTGCGAACGGGCCTACCAGGGGCGGGCGGTGGTGCTGCGGGCGCTCGGCCGGTACGAGGACGCGCTCGCCGACCTGGACCGGGCCGAGGAGATCGCGCCCGCCTGGGCCTGGGCGGTGCGCGAGCGGGGTGAGACGTACCGGAGGATGGGGCGCCTGGAGGAGGCCCTGACCGTCCTGGACCGGGCTCATGCCCTGGACCCGTCGGACGCCGTGCCGCTCGGGAGCCGGGGCCTGGTCCGCCACCGCCTCGGCCGCCACGAGGAGGCGCTGGGCGACTTCGACCGGGCGATCGCCCTGTGGCCGGAGTACGCGTGGGCGCTGGCGCGGCGGGCCCGGGTCCGTGCCGCGCTGGGCGACCCGGTGGGCGCCCTCGCCGACCTGGACCGGACCGAGGAGCTGACCCCCGGCCTCGCCGGGACCGAGGGGGAGCGGGGCGAGGTGTACCGGGTGACGGGACGGTACGAGGAGGCCGTCGGCTGCTACGGGCGGGCGCTGGCCCTGGACCCGGAGTACGCCTGGGCGCACGGCAGCAGGGCCCTGGCGCTGGAGGCCCTGGGGCGGGTCTCGGAGGCGCTGGCGGACCTGGACCGGGCGCTGGAGCTGGACCCGGACTACGCGTGGGCGCGGGCGCAGCGGGAACGGCTGGGTCGCGAGCCCTCTGGCGCTCACCGAGATCCATCACGTCGCGACGGTCCGGGCAGGCGGCCGGGCGGCTGA
- a CDS encoding NPP1 family protein — protein sequence MRTPPIPPKPPRNRSAAPAGASVPLPSRNGFAARIGTALAGTARTAAVLAAAGLLVLGTASAAHAGPPQNLPQNAGGYEQSFSPAFDYDGDGCYATPAIGPDGTLATGLKTTGAVNGSCRDQWDLDNSQTYARSKCNNGWCAIVYASYFEKDQAVHGSGLGGHRHDFEHVISWVNQGSNQVDYVSTTQHSTVKTYPRSQVRFDGSHPKVVYHKDGWSTHFFRLANGNDEPPENHYGNWRYPPVVDWNGFPSTELRERLMNADFGAATIKVTDKDDRFRNLLNNSRPAGIPFDPWA from the coding sequence ATGCGAACTCCACCGATACCGCCGAAGCCACCCAGGAACCGCAGTGCCGCACCCGCCGGTGCGAGCGTTCCACTTCCCAGCCGCAACGGGTTCGCCGCCCGCATCGGCACGGCTCTTGCCGGCACTGCCCGCACCGCCGCCGTCCTCGCCGCCGCGGGCCTCCTCGTGCTGGGCACCGCCTCCGCCGCCCACGCCGGCCCGCCGCAGAACCTCCCCCAGAACGCCGGGGGTTACGAGCAGTCCTTCTCGCCCGCCTTCGACTACGACGGGGACGGCTGCTACGCCACGCCCGCCATCGGTCCCGACGGGACCCTCGCGACGGGGCTGAAGACGACCGGCGCGGTCAACGGCAGCTGCCGGGACCAGTGGGACCTGGACAACTCTCAGACGTACGCCCGCTCGAAGTGCAACAACGGCTGGTGCGCCATCGTCTACGCGAGCTACTTCGAGAAGGACCAGGCCGTCCACGGCAGCGGGCTCGGCGGGCACCGGCACGACTTCGAGCATGTGATCTCCTGGGTCAACCAGGGCTCCAACCAAGTGGACTACGTCTCGACGACGCAGCACAGCACCGTCAAGACCTACCCGCGCTCGCAGGTGCGTTTCGACGGCTCGCACCCCAAGGTCGTCTACCACAAGGACGGTTGGAGCACGCACTTCTTCCGCCTCGCCAACGGCAACGACGAGCCGCCGGAGAACCACTACGGCAACTGGCGCTATCCCCCGGTCGTCGACTGGAACGGCTTCCCCAGCACGGAGTTGCGCGAAAGGCTCATGAACGCCGACTTCGGTGCCGCGACCATCAAGGTCACCGACAAGGACGACCGCTTCCGCAACCTGCTCAACAACTCCCGGCCCGCCGGAATCCCCTTCGACCCCTGGGCCTGA
- a CDS encoding DUF6571 family protein: MVTFQELNDLRLGKLQAAVADWQAMVDKLVKVADGGNGEVSAADLGSKAKAADWKGQNATVTKDFVTVTAREFDDVVTVARSVHTILSGAHSKLTKHKSDLADAVGRAAKKNIYVNDKGMVIGAVPSPQAAGSAKIEPPTQAEIDAVAKEISTILTAAGETDSTAATALRFHAKDKHGFESNGFNSFDSAQKSIQDSDELIALGKKDPSQITNEQLARFNALMKAHPNDPVFAERVALGLGPERTLEFFAGAVDLGSWENRDGGGTGTQDAREERMRLLGTLEKQLGTTLATASHSNSEGMESWKDRVVALGGENVGSGQGGSQTRVHGFQAMSNLMRHGKYEGEFLNDYGNALVKYEKENTGDVKDPGPGGKRREDVLPWDKLPSYAKIDQLHYGENNDAGTDPMTGFMKALAHNPDAATDFFSSTDPEDNAQYVLKDREPFNDVVPDSMGYGESASDYKGPKAIYEATGDALVAAATGVDPDGRSARPVEHTGQHRQVLDSSLKYLAERGDDFPSELRDDMAIVLTNHGDTVHHSASALADDPEDPKLLDRDQLLEVSKQISRDQNAYGMLNEGLNREIVRDIHEDDPKDPKETLLRAGNTIGFLEQARYQALVTDKDDPTWDAKWIYHGFGSIANFVPGVGDITQRGIDAAAYEWQTQEQKRIDTIHEQDNKDVFKGREQQLQALADEWAKANPGHSNTRYTITDEINGAAYDGNNRASGLAGGG; this comes from the coding sequence ATGGTCACCTTCCAAGAGCTCAACGACCTGCGGCTGGGAAAGCTCCAGGCGGCGGTCGCGGACTGGCAGGCGATGGTCGACAAGCTGGTCAAGGTCGCCGACGGCGGCAATGGCGAGGTCAGCGCGGCGGACCTGGGCAGCAAGGCCAAGGCGGCCGACTGGAAGGGGCAGAACGCGACCGTGACCAAGGACTTCGTCACGGTCACGGCGCGGGAGTTCGATGACGTCGTCACCGTCGCTCGGAGCGTGCACACGATCCTGAGCGGCGCGCACAGCAAGCTGACGAAGCACAAGAGCGACTTGGCCGACGCGGTGGGCCGCGCGGCCAAGAAGAACATCTATGTGAACGACAAGGGCATGGTCATCGGCGCCGTCCCCTCACCGCAGGCGGCCGGTAGCGCGAAGATCGAACCGCCGACCCAGGCGGAGATCGACGCGGTGGCCAAGGAGATCAGCACCATCCTGACCGCGGCCGGCGAGACCGACAGCACGGCCGCCACGGCGCTGCGTTTCCACGCGAAGGACAAGCACGGGTTCGAGTCGAACGGGTTCAACAGCTTCGACTCGGCGCAGAAGAGCATCCAGGACTCCGACGAACTCATCGCCCTGGGCAAGAAGGATCCCAGCCAGATCACCAACGAGCAGCTGGCCCGCTTCAACGCCCTGATGAAAGCCCACCCCAACGACCCCGTCTTCGCCGAGCGCGTGGCCCTCGGCCTCGGCCCGGAGAGGACGCTGGAGTTCTTCGCCGGAGCGGTGGACCTGGGCAGCTGGGAAAACCGGGACGGCGGCGGCACGGGCACGCAGGACGCGCGCGAGGAGCGCATGCGGCTGCTCGGCACGCTGGAGAAGCAGCTGGGCACCACGCTGGCCACCGCCTCCCACTCCAACAGCGAGGGCATGGAGTCCTGGAAGGACCGGGTGGTCGCGCTCGGCGGAGAGAACGTCGGCAGCGGCCAGGGCGGAAGCCAGACCCGCGTCCACGGCTTCCAGGCCATGAGCAACCTCATGCGCCACGGGAAGTACGAGGGCGAGTTCCTCAACGACTACGGCAACGCGCTCGTCAAGTACGAGAAGGAGAACACCGGGGACGTCAAGGACCCGGGCCCCGGCGGCAAGCGCCGGGAGGACGTGCTGCCCTGGGACAAGCTTCCGTCGTACGCGAAGATCGACCAGCTCCACTACGGGGAGAACAACGACGCGGGTACGGACCCGATGACCGGGTTCATGAAGGCGCTGGCCCACAACCCCGACGCGGCTACGGACTTCTTCAGCTCGACCGACCCCGAGGACAACGCCCAGTACGTCCTCAAGGACCGCGAGCCCTTCAACGACGTGGTGCCGGACTCCATGGGGTATGGGGAGTCGGCAAGCGACTACAAGGGCCCGAAGGCAATCTACGAAGCGACCGGTGACGCCCTCGTCGCGGCGGCGACCGGAGTCGACCCGGACGGCCGCTCCGCCCGGCCGGTCGAGCACACCGGACAGCACCGGCAGGTGCTCGACAGCTCCCTGAAGTACCTCGCGGAGCGGGGTGACGACTTCCCCTCCGAGCTGCGGGACGACATGGCGATCGTTCTGACGAACCACGGCGACACTGTTCACCACTCCGCCAGTGCGCTGGCTGACGACCCCGAGGACCCGAAGCTGCTGGACCGGGACCAGCTGCTGGAGGTCTCCAAGCAGATCTCCCGCGACCAGAACGCCTACGGCATGCTCAACGAGGGCTTGAACCGGGAGATCGTCAGGGACATCCACGAGGACGATCCCAAGGACCCGAAGGAGACCCTGCTCCGAGCGGGCAACACCATCGGTTTCCTGGAACAGGCCCGCTACCAGGCCCTGGTGACCGACAAGGACGATCCCACATGGGATGCGAAGTGGATCTACCACGGGTTCGGCAGCATCGCGAACTTCGTACCAGGGGTCGGCGACATCACCCAGCGGGGCATCGATGCGGCGGCGTACGAGTGGCAGACGCAGGAACAGAAGAGGATCGACACCATTCACGAGCAGGACAACAAGGATGTCTTCAAGGGCAGGGAGCAGCAGTTGCAGGCACTCGCCGACGAATGGGCCAAGGCGAACCCCGGCCACTCCAACACTCGCTACACCATCACGGACGAAATCAACGGTGCGGCGTACGACGGGAACAACCGCGCCAGCGGGTTGGCGGGCGGAGGGTGA
- a CDS encoding bifunctional FO biosynthesis protein CofGH yields the protein MTDAQSGRPTSNAMRRALRRARDGVALDVTEAAVLLQARGDDLTDLAASAARVRNAGLEAAGRPGVITYSRKVFIPLTRLCRDRCHYCTFVTVPGKLRRAGHGMFLSPDEVLKIAREGAAMGCKEALFTLGDRPEDRWPEAREWLEAEGYDDTLAYVRAMAIRVLEETGLLPHLNPGVMTWTDLQRLKPVAPSMGMMLETTATRLWSEPGGPHHGSPDKEPAVRLRVLEDAGRSNVPFTTGILIGIGESYEERADSLFELRKTARAYHGIQEVIVQNFRAKPDTAMRGMPDAELEELAAAIAVARHILGPSARIQAPPNLVDAEYALLIGAGIDDWGGVSPLTPDHVNPERPWPHIDELADRTAESGFTLRERLTIYPEFIQRGEPWLDPRLLPHVRALADPETGLAREDAIPAGLPWQEPDEGFTSTGRTDLHATIDTEGRTGDRRDDFDEVYGDWEALREAAAPGMVPSRIDADVRQALSQAADDPTKLTDDQALALLHADGPALDELCRIADALRRDVVGEDVTYIVTRNINFTNVCYTGCRFCAFAQRRTDADAYTLSLDQVADRAAQAWDVGAVEVCMQGGIHPDLPGTAYFDIARAVKERTPGMHVHAFSPMEVVNGATRTGLSIRDWLTAAKEAGLGSIPGTAAEILDDEVRWVLTKGKLPTATWLEVIRTAHEVGLRSSSTMMYGHVDQPRHWLGHFRTLSRLQQETGGLTEFVTLPFIHTNAPVYLAGIARPGPTDRDNRAVTAMARLLLHPHITNIQTSWVKLGAEGAAEMLRSGANDLGGTLMEETISRMAGSSYGSYRSIEDLTAIAELAGRPARPRTTLYGEVPAERVAAAAASDGQLPELLPVVPG from the coding sequence ATGACCGATGCTCAGAGCGGACGCCCGACCTCCAACGCCATGCGGCGCGCGCTCAGACGAGCCCGCGACGGTGTCGCCCTCGACGTGACCGAGGCCGCCGTGCTGCTCCAGGCGCGCGGCGACGATCTGACGGACCTCGCGGCGTCCGCCGCCCGGGTACGGAACGCGGGCCTGGAAGCCGCGGGCCGGCCGGGCGTGATCACGTACTCGCGCAAGGTCTTCATCCCGCTCACCCGTCTCTGCCGTGACCGCTGCCACTACTGCACCTTCGTCACCGTCCCGGGCAAGCTCCGCCGGGCGGGCCACGGGATGTTCCTCTCGCCCGACGAGGTGCTGAAGATCGCCCGCGAGGGCGCGGCGATGGGTTGCAAGGAAGCCCTGTTCACGCTCGGGGACCGCCCGGAGGACCGCTGGCCGGAGGCGCGGGAGTGGCTGGAGGCGGAGGGGTACGACGACACCCTCGCGTACGTACGTGCCATGGCGATCCGGGTCCTGGAGGAGACGGGCCTGCTGCCCCACCTCAACCCGGGCGTGATGACCTGGACCGACCTCCAGCGCCTCAAGCCGGTCGCCCCCTCCATGGGGATGATGCTGGAGACCACGGCGACCCGCCTGTGGTCCGAGCCGGGCGGCCCGCACCACGGTTCCCCGGACAAGGAACCGGCCGTACGGCTGCGCGTGCTGGAGGACGCGGGCCGCTCCAACGTCCCCTTCACGACCGGCATCCTGATCGGGATCGGCGAGTCGTACGAGGAGCGCGCCGACTCCCTCTTCGAGCTGCGCAAGACGGCCCGCGCCTACCACGGCATCCAGGAAGTCATCGTGCAGAACTTCCGCGCCAAGCCGGACACGGCGATGCGCGGGATGCCCGACGCGGAGCTGGAGGAGCTGGCCGCGGCCATCGCGGTAGCCCGGCACATCCTCGGCCCGTCCGCCCGCATCCAGGCCCCGCCGAACCTGGTGGACGCGGAGTACGCGCTGCTCATCGGCGCGGGCATCGACGACTGGGGCGGGGTCTCACCCCTCACGCCCGACCACGTGAACCCCGAGCGCCCCTGGCCCCACATCGACGAACTGGCGGATCGGACAGCCGAGTCGGGCTTCACGCTCCGCGAACGCCTCACCATCTACCCCGAGTTCATCCAGCGCGGGGAGCCCTGGCTCGACCCCCGCCTCCTCCCGCACGTCCGCGCCCTGGCCGACCCGGAGACGGGCCTCGCCCGCGAGGACGCGATCCCCGCCGGCCTGCCCTGGCAGGAACCGGACGAGGGCTTCACCTCCACCGGCCGCACCGACCTGCACGCCACCATCGACACCGAGGGCCGCACCGGCGACCGCCGCGACGACTTCGACGAGGTCTACGGGGACTGGGAGGCGCTCCGCGAGGCGGCGGCCCCCGGCATGGTCCCGTCCCGCATCGACGCCGACGTACGCCAGGCGCTGAGCCAGGCCGCCGACGACCCGACGAAGCTCACCGACGACCAGGCCCTCGCCCTCCTCCACGCGGACGGCCCGGCGCTGGACGAGCTGTGCCGGATCGCGGACGCGCTGCGCCGGGACGTGGTCGGCGAGGACGTCACGTACATCGTCACGCGGAACATCAACTTCACCAACGTCTGCTACACCGGCTGCCGCTTCTGCGCCTTCGCCCAGCGCCGTACGGACGCCGACGCGTACACGCTCTCGCTCGACCAGGTCGCGGACCGGGCTGCGCAGGCGTGGGACGTGGGCGCGGTCGAGGTCTGCATGCAGGGCGGCATCCACCCGGACCTGCCCGGGACGGCGTACTTCGACATCGCGCGAGCGGTGAAGGAGCGGACCCCCGGCATGCACGTGCACGCGTTCTCCCCCATGGAGGTCGTCAACGGGGCGACCCGCACCGGCCTGTCGATCCGCGACTGGCTGACGGCCGCCAAGGAGGCCGGGCTCGGCTCGATCCCCGGTACGGCGGCGGAGATCCTGGACGACGAGGTCCGCTGGGTCCTCACCAAGGGCAAACTGCCCACGGCCACCTGGCTGGAGGTCATCAGGACGGCTCACGAGGTGGGTCTGCGCTCGTCCTCGACGATGATGTACGGCCATGTCGACCAGCCCCGCCACTGGCTGGGCCACTTCCGTACGCTGTCCCGACTCCAGCAGGAGACAGGTGGGTTGACGGAGTTCGTCACCCTCCCCTTCATCCATACCAACGCCCCTGTCTACCTGGCGGGCATCGCCCGCCCCGGCCCGACCGACCGCGACAATCGCGCGGTCACCGCGATGGCCCGGCTCCTCCTCCACCCCCACATCACCAACATCCAGACGAGCTGGGTGAAGCTCGGCGCGGAGGGCGCGGCGGAAATGCTCCGCTCGGGTGCGAACGACCTGGGCGGCACGCTGATGGAGGAGACGATCTCCCGTATGGCCGGGTCGAGTTACGGCTCGTACCGCTCCATCGAGGACCTCACCGCCATCGCCGAACTGGCGGGCCGCCCGGCCCGCCCGCGCACGACCCTGTACGGGGAGGTCCCGGCGGAACGGGTGGCGGCGGCAGCGGCCTCGGACGGCCAGCTGCCGGAGCTGCTGCCGGTGGTGCCTGGTTGA
- a CDS encoding HAD family hydrolase, with amino-acid sequence METIVLDIGETLVRDDRHWASWANWLGVPPHTLSALVGAAVAQGRDATDALLVLRPGMDVDEACSARVAAGRGEHLDESDLYQDVRPALGELRAAGVRVVVAGNGTARAGELLRALDLPADLVVTSAEWGVRKPDPAFFARVTEFAGAAPEATLYVGDHPAEDLFPAAAAGLRTAHLRRGPYGHWWADHPDVVETADFRIGALTELVGLTDSVGPKAPPDAVSDEKPKVVRRGALRSVR; translated from the coding sequence ATGGAAACGATCGTCCTCGACATCGGCGAAACCCTCGTACGCGACGACCGGCACTGGGCGTCCTGGGCCAACTGGCTCGGCGTACCGCCGCACACGCTCAGTGCGCTGGTGGGCGCGGCCGTCGCCCAGGGCCGCGACGCCACGGACGCGCTGCTCGTCCTGCGGCCCGGCATGGACGTCGACGAGGCCTGCTCCGCCCGCGTGGCCGCCGGACGCGGTGAGCACCTCGACGAGTCGGACCTCTATCAGGACGTGCGGCCCGCATTGGGCGAACTGCGGGCCGCGGGCGTCCGCGTGGTGGTGGCGGGGAACGGCACGGCCCGCGCCGGAGAGCTGCTGCGGGCGCTGGACCTGCCCGCCGACCTGGTGGTCACCTCGGCCGAGTGGGGCGTGCGGAAGCCGGACCCGGCGTTCTTCGCGCGGGTGACGGAGTTCGCGGGTGCGGCCCCGGAGGCGACGCTGTACGTGGGCGACCACCCGGCCGAGGACCTGTTTCCCGCCGCCGCGGCGGGCCTGCGGACGGCCCATCTGCGGCGCGGGCCCTACGGGCACTGGTGGGCGGACCACCCGGACGTGGTGGAGACGGCGGACTTCCGCATCGGCGCGCTGACGGAGCTGGTGGGGCTGACGGACTCGGTCGGGCCGAAGGCGCCGCCCGACGCGGTGTCGGACGAGAAGCCGAAGGTGGTGCGGCGGGGGGCGCTGCGGTCGGTCCGGTAG
- a CDS encoding peptidoglycan D,D-transpeptidase FtsI family protein, with protein sequence MNRPLRHIAIFCGLLVLALLLRANWLQHVDREELAQHERNARVRFERFASPRGDIIVGGKAITGSKETGSTDYQFRRTFKDGPMYAPVTGYASQAQGTSLLERTYDSILSGQDDRFAFRHAKDVLMGQPRRGGDVITTIDAKAQKAAYKGLTDLGARGAVVALDPRTGKVLSLVSTPSYDPGVFAGISFKESDRFKALLDDKSKPLANRPLRETFPPGSTFKILTAAAALEHGVVTDVDARTDAVSPYPLPLSTNRIGSEAGDAVCDKASMKTAMQYSCNNVFLDAAAELGEDRMRETAEKFGFNEDVYSDEFGDMLATKSLYPEKLDKPGTALTGMGQGSLTSTPMQMAMVTAALANDGKLMQPYIVEELRGPDLSTLEKNEPKEMSQAVSAETAKKVQEMMEHTAKEGSAQRALIDGVTVGGKTGTAQRGVNVRDEVPYGWFVSYGKKDDGRSVAVAVFIDPTDMDISRSDISGGRLGAPIAKSVMQAVLGD encoded by the coding sequence ATGAACAGGCCGTTGCGGCACATAGCCATCTTCTGCGGGCTGCTGGTGCTGGCCCTGCTGCTGCGGGCGAACTGGCTCCAGCACGTGGACCGCGAGGAGCTGGCCCAGCACGAGAGGAACGCCCGGGTGCGGTTCGAGCGGTTCGCCTCCCCGCGCGGCGACATCATCGTCGGCGGCAAGGCGATCACCGGCTCGAAGGAGACCGGGAGCACGGACTACCAGTTCCGGCGGACCTTCAAGGACGGGCCGATGTACGCGCCCGTCACCGGTTACGCCTCCCAGGCCCAGGGCACCTCGCTGCTGGAGCGGACGTACGACAGCATCCTCAGCGGCCAGGACGACCGCTTCGCCTTCCGGCACGCCAAGGACGTCCTGATGGGGCAGCCCCGGCGCGGCGGCGACGTGATCACCACGATCGATGCGAAGGCGCAGAAGGCCGCCTACAAGGGGCTGACGGACCTGGGAGCCCGGGGCGCGGTCGTCGCCCTGGACCCGCGTACGGGCAAGGTCCTGTCCCTGGTCTCCACGCCCTCCTACGACCCCGGGGTCTTCGCCGGGATCTCGTTCAAGGAGAGCGACCGCTTCAAGGCGCTCCTCGACGACAAGAGCAAGCCGCTGGCCAACCGCCCGCTGCGCGAGACCTTCCCGCCCGGCTCCACCTTCAAGATCCTCACGGCGGCGGCCGCACTGGAGCACGGCGTGGTCACGGACGTGGACGCCCGGACGGACGCGGTGTCGCCGTATCCGCTGCCGCTCTCCACGAACAGGATCGGCAGCGAGGCGGGGGACGCGGTCTGCGACAAGGCGTCCATGAAGACCGCCATGCAGTACTCCTGCAACAACGTCTTCCTCGACGCGGCCGCCGAGCTGGGCGAGGACCGGATGCGCGAGACCGCGGAGAAGTTCGGGTTCAACGAGGACGTCTACTCGGACGAGTTCGGCGACATGCTCGCCACGAAGAGCCTCTACCCCGAGAAGCTCGACAAGCCCGGCACGGCGCTCACCGGCATGGGCCAGGGCAGCCTGACGAGCACCCCGATGCAGATGGCGATGGTGACGGCGGCCCTCGCCAACGACGGCAAGCTGATGCAGCCCTACATCGTGGAGGAGCTGCGCGGCCCGGACCTCTCCACGCTGGAGAAGAACGAGCCGAAGGAGATGAGCCAGGCCGTCTCGGCGGAGACGGCGAAGAAGGTCCAGGAAATGATGGAGCACACGGCGAAGGAGGGCAGCGCCCAGCGCGCCCTGATCGACGGTGTGACGGTCGGCGGCAAGACGGGCACCGCCCAGCGCGGTGTGAACGTCCGCGACGAGGTCCCGTACGGCTGGTTCGTCAGCTACGGCAAGAAGGACGACGGCCGCTCGGTCGCGGTCGCCGTGTTCATCGACCCGACGGACATGGACATCTCCCGTTCCGACATCTCCGGCGGCCGCCTCGGCGCCCCGATCGCGAAGAGCGTGATGCAGGCGGTGCTGGGGGACTGA